Part of the Roseomonas sp. OT10 genome, GGCGAGCTGCTTCCCCCCGATCTGGCCCAGGCGCAGCAGGCCGGGGTCGATCCGCTCCTCCATCCAGGCGCGGCCGAGCAGCGCGTCGAGGTCGGTCAGGTTGCCCAGCGGGGCGAGGGTGGGCAGCCAGCGTTCCTGCAGCTGCACCACGTCCAGCCGCTGGCCGGAGCGGATGCGCAGGATGGTGTTCTGCTGCATCTGCGCCCAGGGGAAGCCGATCACCTCCAGCTTCACGCCCGGGTTGGCGGCGGCGAAGCCGTCGAGCAGCCCGGTCAGCACGGGCTTGCTCGCCGCCTCCTCCTGGCTCCAGCCGAGATAGGTCAGCGGTTCCGGCGCCTGGGCGGCGGCGGGCCGGAGGGACGGGCCGGCGAAGGGGATGGCGGCGGCCAGCGGCGGCAGCGCCGCGGCACGCAGCAACGAACGGCGACGCAGCCCCATCGGACGCACTCCCTCGGACGCTCCGCCCGGCTTCGTGCCGGGTCGTCCGCCCAGGATAGCGCGCCCGCCGGCCGCGCCCAGCCCTTGCGAGGCGGCGCCGCCTGCCTCAGCCGCGCGGGACGTGGACGGGCACGATCTCCACCATCGCCACGCCCGCCTCGCGCATGCCCAGCTGCGCCGCCGTGCGCGGGCTGACGTCCAGCACCCGGCCGCGCCCGTGCGGGCCGCGGTCGGTGATGGTGACCACGGCCGTGCGCCCGTTCGCCAGGTTGCGCACCCGCACGCGGGTGCCGAGCGGCAGGGTCCTGCTGGCCGC contains:
- a CDS encoding septal ring lytic transglycosylase RlpA family protein, coding for MRIITTALLCLATLSTPAAARETRREAGLQARPEATRPIRPQRGQASFYSPRFHGRRMANGERFDRHGATAASRTLPLGTRVRVRNLANGRTAVVTITDRGPHGRGRVLDVSPRTAAQLGMREAGVAMVEIVPVHVPRG